Proteins encoded together in one Terriglobales bacterium window:
- a CDS encoding aminotransferase class I/II-fold pyridoxal phosphate-dependent enzyme: protein MNRTTICSPYMEFAKLRSSSRYNLATSGIMSYPMAELPVTIDELEINGPTAYGYEPLLDRLAAKNNVGRECVVYINGGTSLANNIAIAGITEPGDHVLSEAPGYELLDTTARFLGLEVSHFERRSQDGYRVDPGEIQRHLTPRTRLIMLTNLHNPTGVLSDNGTLRRIGEIARRAGARVLVDEVYLDMAFERTPASSFHLDPETFVVTSSLTKAYGLSGLRCGWILAEPKLAERLWRINDLYAASPVHAAELLSVIALDNLGKIASRAKSLLDGNRAALNRFFDSCGALDVVRPEFGTVSFPRLRRGSVEAMFDRLRDKYETTVVPGSFFAAAQHFRIGLGGDPEMTREGLERLGKALQEFN from the coding sequence ATGAATCGCACCACGATCTGTTCACCGTACATGGAATTCGCCAAGCTGCGCTCCTCCTCGCGCTACAACCTGGCGACCAGCGGGATCATGAGCTACCCGATGGCGGAACTGCCGGTCACGATCGACGAACTGGAGATCAACGGCCCCACCGCCTACGGTTACGAGCCGCTGCTGGACCGCCTGGCAGCGAAGAACAACGTTGGGCGCGAATGCGTGGTGTACATCAACGGCGGCACCTCGCTGGCCAACAACATCGCCATTGCCGGCATTACCGAGCCGGGAGATCACGTCCTCAGCGAGGCGCCGGGCTATGAATTGCTCGACACCACGGCGCGCTTTCTCGGCCTCGAAGTCTCGCACTTCGAGCGCCGTTCTCAGGACGGCTACCGCGTGGATCCGGGGGAAATCCAGCGCCACCTGACGCCGCGCACGCGGCTGATCATGCTCACCAACCTGCACAATCCCACAGGCGTGCTCTCCGACAATGGCACGCTGCGGCGGATCGGGGAAATCGCACGCCGCGCCGGCGCCCGCGTGCTGGTGGATGAGGTGTACCTAGACATGGCATTCGAGAGGACACCGGCATCATCATTTCACCTCGATCCTGAGACGTTCGTGGTTACCAGCAGCCTGACCAAGGCCTACGGCCTGAGCGGCCTTCGTTGCGGCTGGATCCTGGCTGAGCCCAAACTTGCCGAGCGCCTGTGGCGCATCAACGACCTGTATGCGGCCAGCCCGGTGCACGCGGCGGAGCTGCTGAGCGTTATCGCGCTGGATAACCTGGGGAAAATCGCCTCCCGGGCAAAGTCGCTGCTCGACGGCAATCGCGCCGCACTCAATCGCTTTTTCGACTCTTGCGGCGCCCTGGACGTGGTGCGGCCGGAATTTGGCACGGTGTCTTTTCCGCGATTGCGCCGAGGCAGCGTGGAAGCAATGTTCGATCGGTTGCGCGACAAATACGAGACGACGGTTGTTCCGGGCAGCTTCTTCGCCGCCGCGCAGCACTTCCGGATCGGCCTCGGCGGCGACCCGGAAATGACACGCGAGGGGTTGGAGCGGCTTGGGAAAGCGCTGCAGGAATTCAACTGA
- a CDS encoding 4Fe-4S binding protein: protein MAKGSVSIHVERCKACGFCVEFCPFKALALSSAFNSKGYHPPQLVAPEKCSGCDLCGMYCPDFAIFGYRLNAADAAKQPDQEANDAR from the coding sequence ATGGCCAAAGGCAGTGTTTCGATTCACGTCGAGCGGTGCAAGGCGTGCGGCTTCTGCGTCGAGTTTTGTCCCTTCAAAGCCCTGGCGCTCTCCTCGGCGTTCAACTCCAAGGGCTATCATCCGCCGCAACTGGTGGCGCCGGAGAAGTGCAGCGGCTGCGACCTATGCGGGATGTACTGTCCCGACTTCGCCATCTTCGGATACCGCTTGAACGCGGCCGACGCGGCGAAACAACCGGACCAGGAGGCCAATGATGCACGCTGA
- a CDS encoding 2-oxoacid:acceptor oxidoreductase subunit alpha yields MHADPAGVLTGTHFLDGDHACCEGCLAAGARFASGYPITPSTEVVERFASRIPTVGGTFIQMEDELAASICLQGAVWGGAKAFTVTSGPGFSLMMEHIGYAAMTETPCVFVNVQRGGPSTGLPTLPAQADMMQARWGSHGDYGIIAICPNSPQECFDLTLKAFNLSEQYRVPVMVMMDEVVGHMTEKVVIPPAGKIEVTPRKHTKKSPADYKPYQCNGDGSLVPEMAHAGEGYKFHVTGLTHDERGYPNMTPAVQDKLVKRLRDKIDNAPDLVLYEGEHLDDADVVVVSYGITSRVAQRAIDEARAQGLKVGKLRLIIAWPFPTKLIRELAPKVKAFVVPELNLGQMVLEVERAARGAAKTIHVPHAGGSVHRPEDIVKAIVEANQ; encoded by the coding sequence ATGCACGCTGATCCCGCCGGCGTCCTTACCGGCACGCATTTTCTCGATGGAGACCACGCCTGCTGCGAAGGCTGTCTGGCGGCGGGCGCGCGTTTCGCGTCCGGTTACCCGATCACGCCGTCGACCGAGGTGGTGGAGCGCTTCGCCTCGCGCATTCCCACCGTCGGCGGCACCTTCATCCAGATGGAAGACGAACTGGCGGCCTCGATCTGCCTGCAAGGCGCGGTCTGGGGCGGGGCCAAGGCGTTCACCGTGACCAGCGGTCCCGGATTTTCGCTGATGATGGAGCACATCGGCTACGCGGCGATGACGGAGACGCCGTGCGTGTTCGTCAACGTGCAGCGCGGCGGCCCCTCGACCGGGCTGCCCACCCTGCCCGCGCAAGCCGACATGATGCAGGCGCGTTGGGGCTCGCACGGCGATTACGGCATCATCGCGATCTGTCCCAATTCGCCGCAGGAGTGTTTCGACCTGACGCTGAAGGCGTTCAACCTCTCCGAGCAATACCGCGTGCCGGTGATGGTGATGATGGACGAAGTAGTCGGGCACATGACGGAGAAAGTCGTAATACCTCCCGCCGGCAAGATCGAGGTCACCCCGCGCAAGCACACAAAAAAATCGCCAGCGGATTACAAGCCGTACCAGTGCAACGGCGACGGCTCGCTGGTGCCGGAGATGGCGCACGCCGGCGAAGGCTACAAGTTTCACGTCACCGGCCTGACCCATGACGAGCGCGGCTATCCCAACATGACGCCTGCGGTCCAGGACAAGCTGGTCAAGCGGCTGCGCGACAAGATCGACAACGCGCCCGACCTGGTCCTTTACGAAGGCGAGCACCTCGACGACGCCGACGTGGTGGTGGTCAGCTACGGGATCACGTCGCGCGTGGCGCAGCGCGCCATTGACGAGGCCCGCGCGCAAGGGCTGAAGGTAGGCAAACTGCGGCTCATCATCGCCTGGCCTTTCCCCACGAAACTGATTCGCGAACTGGCGCCCAAGGTGAAAGCCTTCGTGGTGCCGGAACTGAACCTCGGACAGATGGTGCTGGAAGTGGAGCGGGCGGCCCGGGGCGCGGCGAAAACCATTCACGTGCCGCACGCGGGGGGCAGCGTGCATCGGCCCGAAGACATCGTCAAGGCCATCGTGGAGGCGAACCAATGA
- a CDS encoding 2-oxoacid:ferredoxin oxidoreductase subunit beta has translation MSSVATNPVLPFLRTDRMPTIWCPGCGIGTTVNCFSRALLDSKVDLKNLAIVSGIGCTGRVAGYVNLDSFHTTHGRAIPFATGLKLANPKLNVVVYSGDGDLSAIGGNHLIHAARRNVDIKVICVNNLIYAMTGGQTAPTTPGHVITSTHPYGTFDPTFNLPHLVEAAGAVYVARWTTFHVRQIARSMAEVFKKPGFCFIEILSPCPTLYQRRNKMGDGLDTMKFYKEHSKIKNGASTSEIGLTKAGEIIVGKFVDRDRPDYINAAREQFVESLGERYVDECAAVECAAECCGEDY, from the coding sequence ATGAGCAGCGTCGCGACCAACCCCGTTCTGCCGTTCCTGCGCACCGACCGCATGCCGACCATCTGGTGCCCGGGTTGCGGCATCGGCACCACCGTGAATTGCTTTTCGCGCGCGTTGCTCGATTCCAAGGTGGACCTGAAAAACCTGGCCATCGTTTCCGGCATTGGCTGCACCGGCCGCGTCGCCGGCTACGTGAACCTGGACTCATTCCACACCACGCATGGACGCGCCATCCCGTTCGCCACCGGCCTGAAGCTGGCGAATCCCAAGCTCAACGTGGTGGTCTACTCCGGCGACGGCGATCTGTCCGCCATCGGCGGCAATCACCTGATTCACGCCGCGCGCCGCAATGTGGACATCAAGGTCATCTGCGTCAATAACCTGATTTATGCCATGACCGGCGGCCAGACCGCTCCGACCACGCCCGGCCACGTGATTACTTCGACGCATCCTTACGGAACCTTTGACCCGACCTTCAATTTGCCGCACCTGGTGGAGGCCGCGGGCGCCGTCTACGTGGCGCGCTGGACTACTTTTCACGTCCGCCAGATTGCCCGCTCGATGGCGGAAGTCTTCAAGAAGCCCGGCTTCTGTTTCATCGAAATCCTCTCGCCCTGCCCGACGCTCTACCAGCGCCGCAACAAGATGGGCGATGGCCTGGACACCATGAAGTTCTACAAGGAACACAGCAAGATCAAGAACGGCGCGTCGACGAGCGAGATCGGGCTGACCAAGGCCGGCGAGATCATCGTCGGCAAGTTCGTGGACCGCGATCGCCCCGACTACATCAATGCTGCACGCGAGCAGTTTGTCGAGTCCCTGGGCGAGCGCTACGTGGACGAGTGCGCTGCCGTTGAATGCGCAGCCGAATGCTGCGGGGAGGACTACTGA
- a CDS encoding 2-oxoacid:acceptor oxidoreductase family protein translates to MQLTEIRIAGFGGQGVILSAIVIGKAASIFEGDFATMTQSFGPEARGGACSAQVIVSDSPVLYPYVTRPDMLVVMSQEAYSKFAPELKHDGTLVIEQDLVRVSHLPVGTKVFSCPATRLAEELGKKMVLNIVMVGFFAAVTNLLKPESLRQAVADSVPPAFKELNLKAFDKGFEYGKNLPNGGQENADESQEDVKSLEVH, encoded by the coding sequence ATGCAGCTTACCGAAATTCGCATCGCCGGATTCGGCGGACAGGGAGTCATCCTTTCCGCGATCGTGATCGGCAAAGCGGCCTCCATTTTCGAAGGCGACTTCGCCACCATGACGCAGAGCTTCGGGCCGGAAGCACGGGGCGGCGCCTGCAGCGCGCAGGTCATCGTCTCCGATTCGCCGGTGCTGTATCCCTACGTCACCCGGCCTGACATGCTGGTCGTCATGTCGCAGGAGGCGTACAGCAAATTCGCGCCGGAGCTGAAGCACGACGGCACCCTGGTGATCGAGCAGGACCTGGTTCGCGTGAGCCATCTGCCGGTGGGCACCAAGGTCTTCAGCTGCCCGGCCACGCGGCTGGCCGAGGAACTCGGAAAAAAGATGGTGCTGAACATCGTGATGGTCGGCTTCTTCGCCGCGGTGACGAATCTGCTGAAGCCGGAGTCGCTGCGCCAGGCAGTGGCGGATTCCGTGCCGCCCGCATTCAAGGAACTCAACCTGAAAGCGTTCGACAAAGGTTTTGAATACGGCAAGAACCTTCCCAACGGCGGCCAGGAGAATGCGGACGAATCCCAGGAAGACGTGAAGTCACTCGAAGTGCACTGA